A segment of the Colletotrichum destructivum chromosome 3, complete sequence genome:
AGTCCTCCTCGACGTTAATGACACTGATATCGAGACCCTCAGCTGCAGAgggctcgtcgccgacctcgatggCAGCGAAGAAGTCCAATTTGCGCACAATCTTTTTGCATTCGTCCAGCTTCAATTTAGCGTCTTTGTTGTTCGGATCGAGTCGTAAACACTCCTTGAAGTCGACAACGGCATCCTTGGGTCTGATGCAGGCGGTTTGGGCAAGGCCTCGGCGAAAGTATGCCTAGATTCGCATCAACGTCAGCATGCTGGGCCAGGCTCCCGCGCCGTTTGACCTTTACTTACCTTGACCAGCTTCGGGTTCAATTCGAGCGCCTTGGAACAATCCGAGATAGCATAGCCGTACGCCTCAGACTTGATATTTGCCTACTCGGAGTCGAGATATTGTTAGTCACGCGAGCAACTTGGCTGTGTAGCCTCGACGAAGGGAAGGGTAGGTGGCGAACCTGAGCGCGGTTGGTGTAGAATGTCGGCTCCTTGTCGTTcagctcgatggccttggtgTATAACTCGATAGCCTTCGGCCAATCGTGGGCAGCGAAAGCCTTGTTGCCATCATTCTTGAAGGCAACCGCCCGCTCTTCCGGCGTAGACATGGTGGAAACGACGGCGGACTTTTGCAGAACCAAGGTGTGGGGTAGATAGATTATCGCAGGCAAatgatggagggggaggggaaccTAATCCTAACTATCTCGGCCACGGACTTGACAAGTGGGAGCAAAGGTGTGTTCCCTTCTGCCGCGGAGCTCGAACGATGCGTGCTGATGGTCGATGTGCCAAATGGGACGGGAGAAGAAGAGTGGCAGCAGCAAATTTTACCACGGCATGCGGCGGAAGCTGTTCGAAGGTTGGAGTTGCTGGGCCTGGGGTCACACTCAGAAGGCTTTCAGTCCATTCGCGACGGTTCGGCCCTTAAACCCTCTTCGGAGCTAACTTGCCAACCTAACGGGGGAAACAGTGCTGCCACCACACGGGTGCGATTTGATGCGACGGGGTGGTACTACTTAATTGCCACTTCTAGAATACAACAGGGGCGCTTAAAGGGCAGCAGCGTTGTTTGGCACCCACCTTGCAAATCGCTACTATCAGGTACCTCAGGTAGTGCGCGACATCCAGAGTACATAAGGTATTCAAAGGTACCTAGTGTACACAGGCCCGGAGCTTTAGGTACCTAGGGTGAGTGGGAATCACACCAAGAAGCCTCGGTAGTCGCATGTTGGGCGTGCCGCGCCGCACGCATTCTTATCGCTTATCGGAACGTCATTTCGGGACCCAGAGTTGAGCGCAACTCAGATTTCGAGATTGGCCTCAATCAACTTCTTCAAGTTCAACCAACCTGCCCCAGTGCAGAAACCACCACCCCATGGCCGTGTAGGTGCGCTCGTCACATACATAAGAGTAAAGAAACGACACGCTTCCTTCCCGGCTGACACCAACTTCCGACGATGGAGTCGCAAGACCGCGCGTCGAATGCGCTTGTGCGCAAACGAACCGACACCGAACTGAtgccggcaccgccgccagtGAAGAGGATCAAGCGCCCAAAAAAGGTCATAGACGAAGATACCTATACCGATGCCCTCTCGCAGATCATCGCACGAGACTTTTTCCCCGGGCTTTTGGAAGCCGAGACACAACAAGAgtacctcgacgccctcgaaTCGAAGGACAGGGCATGGATATCCAACGCTGGGCAGAGACTACAGCGCGTGATGACTCCGGGGAGGCAAAGATTAAAAAGGCCAGTGCCGTTCGATAACGGAGGACGCACACCGTCAGCATACGGCGTGGACACGCCGGTATCAGTTGCATCGACAGCGACCGAAGTGCCAAAGCCGGCTGTGGACACCAACATGAGTCTCGTCAACTTCCAGGCCACCTATACCAGCGAGGATAACGAGAGCTTTTATAAGCTCATGGACAAGCAAAACCAAAAGAAAGCCGAGAAGTACGCCTGGATATGGCGAGGAAACAAACTGCCATCAAATCAGATGAtcaagcaggccgaggtcgaagcAAAGTTATTGGAGACGAGGAGTTTGACCGACGACGGATGGAGGAGGGATAGGCTGGCTATCAAGGATGTCGATGACCGACCAGCAAGACCCGACAGTTGGAACGCCAACCCGAAGAACGGCCTGATGTTCGGACCAGAGAGTGTGGAAGACGATTACGAGAGCCCGGCTCAGAAGGCCCAAGCCGCGTCCAGAATGGCGCCGAAATCGATCAACTACCAGAACACGAGGATACCACAGCCACCGATCGTTCAGAGACCGACATCTCCAACCATGTCAGCCGTCAGAGACGCGATTGCTGGGAAAACGCGGAAAGAAGACCAGGCGTCCAGCGCTGTCGGGGGAGGAGAAACACCGAGGGTGAACGGGTATGCGTTTgtggacgatgaggacgacgaagaagttCCGCTAGCCCCCGTCATCAACTTGGGTCCAGGCGACGCCACGCCGAATCCATTCAAGCTGCAAGAGcaaaggaagagagagagcctgCATCATCGACTGGTTGAGCGTGCAGCGCAGTCCAATAGAGAATCTGCGAAAAACGGACTGACAGGAAAGCTAGAGAGAACGCCAGTGCCCAAGTTTCCGTCCAGTCCACGGGTCTCGGGCGGCCTGACGCCCGCCGCTCAACGACTGTGGAGCAAGATTGGCAGTCCAAGACTTGAGAGTCCGGGCGATCCTGCTAAGAAGGCAACGCCCATGAGGGCAAGAGGCTCGCTCCTCAAGGGCGGGTCGTCTGTGAAAAGGTAGTAGCTAATATCAGGAATGGGTTAATGAATAATGACAGACAAGGAATTATGGATAGGGCCAAATACACTACATCAATAGAGGAAACCCTAGAACAGGGTAGCCGATGCGCAAATGATTGCTGTTCCTTGGTCAAATCCAAGCAGACCCTACCAGTGACCTGTAATCAACCATGAATGATTAGGTGGAATGAGGTGCACATATACCTATCGCGTTAAGGGGTCGATAAG
Coding sequences within it:
- a CDS encoding Putative nuclear protein DGCR14/ESS-2; amino-acid sequence: MESQDRASNALVRKRTDTELMPAPPPVKRIKRPKKVIDEDTYTDALSQIIARDFFPGLLEAETQQEYLDALESKDRAWISNAGQRLQRVMTPGRQRLKRPVPFDNGGRTPSAYGVDTPVSVASTATEVPKPAVDTNMSLVNFQATYTSEDNESFYKLMDKQNQKKAEKYAWIWRGNKLPSNQMIKQAEVEAKLLETRSLTDDGWRRDRLAIKDVDDRPARPDSWNANPKNGLMFGPESVEDDYESPAQKAQAASRMAPKSINYQNTRIPQPPIVQRPTSPTMSAVRDAIAGKTRKEDQASSAVGGGETPRVNGYAFVDDEDDEEVPLAPVINLGPGDATPNPFKLQEQRKRESLHHRLVERAAQSNRESAKNGLTGKLERTPVPKFPSSPRVSGGLTPAAQRLWSKIGSPRLESPGDPAKKATPMRARGSLLKGGSSVKR